Proteins from a single region of Caloramator sp. E03:
- a CDS encoding ABC transporter permease, which translates to MQASVTKNKNNLILTYILKNSVVKYIKENLGIIIGLAVMCTILSILSPAFLTKENIINVLRQVSTNANLAFGMTLAIIINGIDLSVGSILALSGTITAGLITFNNMPVITSVIIGIIIGISLGLFNGIVIAKTGIPPFIVTLAMYNIARGAAYVYTGGMPVRTMNEQFNFIGNGYLGPIPLPVIYTLIFLVTMYILMNKTKFGRYVYAVGGNRDAARFSGINIKKIEIAVYTIIGFLSGFSGIVLCARMYSGQPTVGVGFELDAIAACVLGGTSMMGGIGKIGGTVLGVLVIGVLNNGLNLLNINSFWQLIAKGVVILLAVYVDILKKKKK; encoded by the coding sequence ATGCAAGCTAGTGTTACAAAAAATAAAAACAACTTAATATTAACATATATTCTCAAAAATAGTGTGGTAAAATATATAAAAGAAAACCTTGGAATAATAATTGGTCTTGCAGTAATGTGTACTATTTTAAGTATATTATCTCCTGCATTTTTAACAAAGGAAAATATAATAAATGTATTAAGACAGGTATCGACAAATGCAAACCTTGCATTTGGAATGACTCTTGCAATTATAATAAATGGAATTGATCTTTCAGTAGGTTCTATACTTGCTTTATCAGGAACTATAACAGCAGGGCTTATAACGTTTAATAATATGCCTGTTATAACATCTGTTATTATAGGTATCATTATAGGAATAAGTCTTGGTTTGTTTAATGGAATTGTTATAGCAAAAACTGGAATACCACCTTTTATTGTAACCCTTGCAATGTATAATATAGCAAGAGGGGCTGCCTACGTTTATACAGGTGGTATGCCTGTTAGAACAATGAATGAACAATTTAACTTTATTGGTAATGGCTATTTAGGGCCAATACCTCTTCCAGTAATATATACACTAATCTTTTTAGTTACAATGTATATATTGATGAATAAAACAAAGTTTGGAAGATATGTATATGCTGTTGGTGGAAATCGTGATGCAGCAAGATTTTCAGGTATAAATATTAAAAAGATTGAAATAGCTGTATATACAATAATTGGATTTTTATCTGGTTTTAGCGGAATTGTTCTCTGTGCAAGGATGTATTCTGGTCAGCCTACTGTAGGAGTAGGGTTTGAGCTTGATGCTATTGCTGCTTGCGTACTTGGTGGAACAAGTATGATGGGTGGAATAGGTAAAATTGGTGGGACTGTGCTTGGAGTTTTAGTAATAGGAGTATTAAATAATGGATTGAATCTTTTAAATATCAATTCATTTTGGCAGCTTATAGCTAAAGGTGTTGTAATACTTCTTGCTGTATATGTTGATATTTTAAAGAAAAAGAAAAAATGA